A genome region from Gloeocapsopsis sp. IPPAS B-1203 includes the following:
- the dndC gene encoding DNA phosphorothioation system sulfurtransferase DndC → MSTAQQQHNQGEQARTVADLVADIQALTTEIQELYCLDEIPWCVGYSGGKDSTATLQLVWNAIASLPPEKRTKTIHVITTDTLVENPIVSAWVRNSLQQMKLEAEAQKLPFQPHLLQPEAKETFWVGLIGKGYPAPRGKFRWCTERLKINPSNRFIRDVIRTNGETILVLGTRKAESTKRANRMKKMEAKRVRDRLSPNMNLPNSLVYSPIEDWRNDEVWLYLMQWENPWRYSNKDLFSMYRGATADNECPLVVDTSTPSCGSSRFGCWVCTLVSQDKSLTAMIQNDDEKEWMQPLLDFRMELDAEENRERRDFRRRNGNVQLYERNLDGDISVEPIPGPYVKEAREYWLRRLLTIQTQIQRTAPAEMRELTLITLEELSEIRRIWLEENHEFDDSLPRIYQEVTGEPFRDPRPGSDRTLLGSDEWAVLEEICDDDAMHLELMAKLLDTERQYRTMARRNGIFEALEKCFETSSRSKEEAIANAHYKRDLKNAAEQGNVETVKQLTWASLKFQATSIDDNSLSD, encoded by the coding sequence ATGTCTACAGCACAACAGCAACACAACCAAGGCGAGCAGGCACGTACTGTAGCAGATTTAGTTGCAGATATTCAAGCTCTTACCACTGAAATTCAAGAACTATACTGTTTAGACGAAATACCTTGGTGTGTAGGCTACAGTGGCGGAAAAGATAGCACCGCAACTTTGCAACTTGTGTGGAATGCGATCGCATCGCTCCCACCCGAAAAGCGTACTAAAACAATCCACGTCATCACGACGGATACATTAGTAGAAAATCCGATTGTTTCTGCTTGGGTGCGTAACTCGCTCCAACAGATGAAGCTTGAGGCTGAAGCGCAAAAATTACCATTTCAACCGCATCTCTTACAGCCAGAGGCTAAGGAAACATTTTGGGTAGGTTTAATCGGTAAAGGTTATCCAGCACCTAGAGGAAAATTTCGCTGGTGTACCGAGCGTCTTAAGATTAATCCATCAAACCGTTTTATTCGTGATGTGATCAGAACAAACGGTGAAACCATTCTTGTTTTAGGTACTCGCAAAGCTGAAAGCACAAAGCGTGCAAACAGAATGAAGAAGATGGAAGCTAAGCGGGTCAGAGATCGCCTCAGCCCAAACATGAATTTACCAAACTCGTTAGTTTATAGCCCCATCGAAGACTGGCGCAACGATGAAGTATGGCTTTATCTGATGCAGTGGGAGAATCCTTGGCGATATAGCAACAAAGATTTATTCTCAATGTATCGCGGTGCTACGGCTGATAATGAATGTCCCTTAGTGGTTGATACATCGACTCCTAGTTGTGGAAGTTCTCGTTTTGGTTGCTGGGTTTGCACACTGGTTAGCCAAGATAAATCACTAACAGCCATGATCCAGAATGATGATGAGAAAGAATGGATGCAACCACTACTTGATTTCCGTATGGAATTAGATGCAGAAGAAAATCGTGAAAGACGCGATTTTAGGCGGAGGAATGGTAACGTACAACTTTACGAACGCAACCTAGATGGCGATATCTCTGTTGAACCAATTCCAGGTCCTTATGTTAAAGAAGCAAGAGAATATTGGCTTAGAAGACTCCTGACAATTCAAACACAAATTCAACGTACCGCGCCAGCAGAAATGCGCGAGCTTACCCTAATCACTCTAGAAGAGTTAAGCGAAATCCGCCGTATCTGGTTAGAAGAAAATCACGAGTTTGACGACAGTTTACCGCGAATTTATCAAGAAGTTACAGGCGAACCTTTTCGCGATCCACGCCCAGGAAGCGATCGCACTTTGCTCGGTAGCGACGAATGGGCTGTACTCGAAGAAATCTGTGATGATGACGCAATGCATCTCGAATTAATGGCAAAGTTACTCGATACCGAACGACAATATCGCACCATGGCGCGTCGTAATGGCATTTTTGAGGCGTTAGAAAAGTGCTTTGAAACAAGTTCGCGTTCCAAAGAAGAAGCGATCGCTAATGCACATTACAAAAGAGACTTGAAAAATGCTGCTGAGCAAGGCAACGTTGAAACTGTCAAGCAGTTAACATGGGCAAGCCTAAAGTTTCAAGCTACATCCATAGATGACAATAGCTTAAGTGATTAG